The Miscanthus floridulus cultivar M001 chromosome 17, ASM1932011v1, whole genome shotgun sequence genome has a window encoding:
- the LOC136518382 gene encoding uncharacterized protein, whose translation MRLSCNGCRVLRKGCSDACTIRPCLQWIKSPDAQANATVFLAKFYGRAGLLNLIAAAPTDALRSAVFRSLLYEACGRIVNPVYGAVGLLWSSTWHMCQAAVEAVLKGAPIVQVSADDAAAAAGPPINAAAAAAYDIRHVFPKSSSSNKHSPAAAGAPPPPPAAAAAVDDAAAAQSRDDKDKHTRRGLLRKVSKPQFKRTSSSPSPLKKTKTTTQNKQPHLAALPATEYHNDDMLVSDHSDEGQQHAAVRDQVSNSNAKSRRASSDDCDRHSASASLDTHDTEAAASHVSQAVAEAEPQQDDQQAEAEQPPPSMGLDLTLGLLTSSAPPPMALPTLAGCRLQGGGSSAAVDEPDGVIGFRFL comes from the coding sequence ATGAGGCTGAGCTGCAACGGCTGCCGCGTCCTCCGCAAGGGCTGCAGCGACGCCTGCACCATCCGCCCCTGCCTGCAGTGGATCAAGTCCCCCGACGCGCAGGCCAACGCCACCGTCTTCCTCGCCAAGTTCTACGGCCGCGCGGGCCTCCTCAACCTCATCGCCGCCGCGCCCACCGACGCGCTCCGCTCCGCCGTCTTCCGCTCCCTCCTCTACGAGGCCTGCGGCCGGATCGTCAACCCCGTCTACGGCGCAGTCGGGCTCCTCTGGTCGAGCACCTGGCACATGTGCCAGGCCGCAGTCGAGGCCGTCCTCAAGGGCGCGCCCATCGTCCAGGTCTCTGCCGACGACGCCGCCGCGGCTGCCGGACCACCCATTaatgctgctgcggcggcggcttaCGACATCCGACACGTCTTCCCCAAGTCCTCTTCCTCCAACAAGCactctcctgctgctgctggtgcacctccaccaccaccagcagcagcagcagcagtggacgACGCCGCCGCTGCCCAAAGCAGAGACGACAAGGACAAACACACGCGCAGGGGGCTTCTCCGTAAGGTGTCCAAGCCCCAGTTCAAGCGCACATCCTCATCGCCTTCACCGTTGAAGAAAACCAAGACGACGACCCAAAACAAGCAGCCGCACCTTGCTGCTTTGCCGGCCACGGAGTACCACAACGACGACATGCTGGTGTCAGACCATAGCGATGAAGGGCAACAACATGCCGCTGTTCGTGATCAGGTGAGCAACAGCAACGCCAAGAGCCGCCGCGCCTCGTCCGACGACTGCGACCGCCACTCAGCGTCCGCGTCGCTGGACACCCACGACACCGAGGCGGCCGCCTCTCACGTCAGCCAGGCTGTGGCGGAAGCGGAGCCGCAACAAGACGACCAGCAAGCAGAGGCagagcagccgccgccgtcgatgGGCCTCGACCTCACGCTCGGATTGTTAACGTCGTCCGCGCCGCCGCCAATGGCCCTGCCGACGCTCGCCGGCTGCAGACTGCAGGGAGGAGGCTCGAGCGCGGCCGTCGACGAGCCCGACGGTGTCATCGGCTTCCGCTTCCTGTAG